Proteins encoded by one window of Bacteroidota bacterium:
- a CDS encoding class I SAM-dependent methyltransferase yields MDYGKLEKAGITDAELRKYLPRYILNPTALRYGWFKRIGLLAVQCFLRVMVKLFLRPRNSTGFLDQSEINRVYTREAKTYNRKHHLTTRGMDLVWRRVAGWFVSIIGRNGQGRLKILDLCTGTGLTVKEMHAILQEWDVDAEIIGLDYNERMLQVANNGSVPKSECIKFVRGDATNLAGLFELGSINVVTQIFGIGGIPEPLKVFKGVLQILKTDGQFLMIDMHKPIPEQPGEWPLFLRWCHFPVLEMVVYEDSTIPVVLNRLWGWRDTTLCFYLLPLTTYRDCDGRYWGFKVRVFEQESQRWWFALPLMPIARIAVEKVEISEEISRKREIILNACVTSR; encoded by the coding sequence ATGGATTATGGGAAGCTGGAAAAAGCGGGAATTACCGACGCGGAATTGAGAAAATATCTTCCAAGATACATTCTCAATCCAACTGCGCTTCGCTATGGATGGTTCAAACGTATCGGACTGCTTGCAGTTCAGTGTTTTTTGAGGGTGATGGTAAAGCTTTTTCTCCGTCCCCGCAATTCCACTGGTTTTCTTGACCAGTCGGAGATCAACCGTGTCTACACGAGAGAAGCAAAGACTTACAACCGAAAGCATCATCTTACCACTCGTGGAATGGACTTAGTCTGGCGTAGGGTTGCAGGATGGTTTGTTTCTATCATAGGTCGCAACGGACAAGGTCGCCTCAAGATTTTGGACCTCTGCACTGGTACTGGTTTGACCGTAAAGGAAATGCACGCCATATTGCAGGAGTGGGACGTGGATGCGGAAATAATCGGCTTGGATTATAACGAACGCATGCTTCAGGTTGCAAACAACGGCAGTGTGCCAAAATCGGAATGCATCAAGTTTGTCCGAGGCGACGCCACGAATCTTGCAGGCTTGTTCGAACTCGGTTCGATTAATGTTGTGACGCAAATTTTCGGAATCGGTGGCATTCCCGAGCCATTGAAGGTTTTTAAGGGAGTTCTACAGATTCTGAAAACAGATGGTCAATTCTTAATGATTGACATGCACAAACCCATTCCCGAACAGCCGGGGGAATGGCCGTTGTTTCTGAGGTGGTGCCATTTTCCGGTTTTGGAAATGGTGGTCTATGAGGATTCCACTATCCCTGTAGTGCTTAACCGGTTGTGGGGATGGCGAGACACAACTTTGTGTTTCTATTTGCTACCACTAACCACTTATCGGGACTGTGATGGCAGGTACTGGGGGTTTAAAGTTCGAGTTTTTGAGCAGGAATCCCAAAGGTGGTGGTTTGCTCTACCACTGATGCCGATCGCCAGGATTGCCGTGGAAAAAGTTGAAATCAGCGAAGAA